The DNA window GCGTAAAAAAAGTAAAAAACGGCGGTCTAAATAATATCGCTCCTAGTGTTTTAAAGATCATGGGGCTTGAAATTCCAGCTGAGATGGACGAGGCGTTAATATAAAATAATGGAGCTAGTCGAGTTTTTCGGAGCGGATAAAGTCATAACCTTCATGCTCCTTTTTGCACGTCTTAGTGGGCTTATTGTATTTTTTCCATTCTTTTCTCACAATCAAATCCCGCTTAGCGTAAAAACTTTACTAGTTTTCGCCCTTTGTATCGTGCTTTTCCCGCTCTCACACACCCATGAGCACGCTATAAATTTTTTGATCATGGAAATTTTAAGTGAGGCCATGCTCGGACTTTGCGCTGGACTTTTACTAAATATCGTTTTTGCCATACTTCAAATGGCTGGCGAGCAGATCTCAATGATCATGGGTTTTTCGATGGCTTCAGTGCTTGATCCGCAAACTGGTACAAATTCGCCAGTGATCGCAAATATTTTAAATTTTATTGCGCTTCTTGCATTTTTAATGCTTGATGGGCATCATTTGATATTACAGTTTTATTCCACTTCACTTTCTGCTATACCGCTTGGAGATTTTTATCCAAGAAGTGGTGTGATGAGCTACGCCCTAAAGCTCTTTGGTAATCTTTTTATGTTTGGATTTATTCTAGCTTTTCCTATTATCGCGCTTTCTATACTTTCAGATGCTATTTTTGGCATGCTTATGAAAACTATGCCACAATTTAACCTATTAGTCGTTGGTTATCCTATTAAGGTAAGTATCGGCTTTTCGGTTTTGATAGCTATTTTAGCTGGTATTATAAAAATCATAACTGATATGATGGTGCAGATTTTAAACGATATGCCAGCACTATTTTTTTAAGTAAATAGCAATGAAATTTATCATAAAATACAGCCTCAAGCTCTTCAAGGAGGGATTATGAAAGTTGCACTTGTAAACAAAAACCCAGCAGTTTCTCGTCTTATAACGTTAAGTTTAAATAAGCTAGGCATAGAATATAGTGAATTTGACGATGTTAATAGTGTTGGAGATCAATTTGATTATATTATCATCGATAGTGATATGGATAGCAGCGATGTTAATTTAAATCAAAAGATAATGTATCTAGCACCTAGAGGCGGTGAAAAGCCAGATTTTGCTGATGTTATGCTTGAAAAGCCCTTTTTACCAACAGAATTTATTAGTTTGTTTGAACAAAACAAAGATACTGACAATGATAAAGAACTTGAACTTGGACTAGATGAGTCTGCAAATTTTAATGACTTTGACGAAAGCAATAAAAACTTTGATGATTTAGAAAATTTTGAGCTTCCAGAAATTGATATGGGTCTTGAAAATTTAGCAAAAGAAGATAATGAGGCAGATAAATTTGATAATGAGGCTTTAGATGATGAGTTTTTAAAAGAGGAGCTAAGTGAGCTAGAGACCGAGGATTTAAAGGATAAAGATATCAGTTTTGATGAAACAGATACTGAACTTATAGATGATGATATGATAAATGACATAGCTAGCAAATATATGGCTGATTCAGAAGATATAGATAAATCCTTAGAGCAAAACAATGAGCCGCCTGTGATAAAAGAAGAGCATAGTGATAATTTTGATGAGCTTAGTTCACTTGTAGATGAGATAGATGATATGGGTGAGAGTGACTTGGCGGATGAAGAGGCGAAAAACGAGCTTGATAAAATGGTCGAGCAAAATTCTCAAAATTTAGAAACTACCGAGCTTAATGAAGAATTTGTAGATGATATAAGCCAAAGTAAAAAAGAGCTCAGCGAGATCGAGTCTTTGGATAAAGAGCTAAACGAAGAAGCTAACGAAGATAGCGAAAATTTTGATGAGCTAGAGACTGATTTTGGCAATGATGAAAATTTTGGGCCTGAAAGCAGCGAGGCAAATTTGATAGATGAAGCTAGTCAAAATTTAGAGGAAGATATAGATGAAGAATCTACCCAGGAAGCAGAGGAGATTTCTTTGGATGAAGATATAGACCTTGAAAAAGAGCCAGCCAAAGAAGATCATGAAGAAATTTCTGAAGAAGTCCTTGCGCAAGAAGATCTAGGTATGGTAGATGAAGTATTTGAGGAAGAAAATTTTAAAGAAGAGACGTTAGGTAGCCCAAATTTTGATGTAGCATCTATTGAAGAAATAGATGAAAATACGATGCAAGCAGCATTTGGATTAAATAATGCGCCACAAACTAGCTCATGCGATGAAACAAAAATCGATGCTGACTATAAAGAAGAGCTAACCAAAAAGATCACAAAACACGTCCATGAGTCGTTAAACGAAAGCTCGCTAAGAGATGTGCTAAAAGATATGAACATAAAGATAAATATAAGTTTTGAGGAAAAGTAGTTGCAAGGACAAATTTTAGTAGTTTCTGGGCCTAGTGGAAGTGGGAAAAGTACGCTTTTGGGCCGTCTTTTAAAGGAAGAGAAGGATCTTTATTTTTCTATTTCAAGCACGACAAGGGCAAAAAGAGAAGGTGAAGTCGATGGAGTGGATTACTATTTTATAAAAGAAGATGAATTTAAAAGCGGCATAGAAAAGGGCGAATTTTTAGAATGGGCGCAGGTGCATAAAAACTATTATGGAACGAGTCTAAAGCCTGTTTTAGCAGCACTTGAGGCTGGGAAGATAGTTATATTTGATATCGACGTACAAGGCTTTCACATCGCACTTGAAAAATTTAGAAGCTACATAACTTCAGTTTTTATCACAACTGCAAATAAAAAAGAGCTTAAAAAACGCTTGAAAAACCGCGGAACTGATAGCGACGAAACGATAGAAAATCGCCTAATGAACGCAGTTGGCGAGATGGAACACATCTTAGAATATGATTATTTTTTGGTAAATGATGACATTGAAAAGAGTTATAAAGGCCTAAAATCAATTCTTAGAGCGATGAGGTTAAAAAGCGCGAAAATAGACTTAAGACGCGTTATTGATGAGTGGATAGATTGCTAGAAATTCAGGAATTTATGATAACATTTTGAAAAATTTATTGAGGAGAAAAAATGGGTTCTTTTAGTATTGGTCACTGGCTAGTTGTTTTAGCGATTATTGTTTTACTTTTTGGAGCAAAGAAGATCCCAGAACTTGCAAAAGGACTAGGCAAAGGCATAAAGACTTTTAAGGCTGAGATGGAAGATACAACACCTGAAAAAAGTGAGAAAGTCGAGCACAAAGAAGAGAGTGCTACTAGTCAAAAGATAGAAGAAACAACTAAAAACGCATAGGTTTTAGAGTTGAAAAATAAAATAAAAGCTGAAATTTCAAAGGTTTTAGAGCGTGAATTTGTGCTTGAAAAGCCAAAGGATAAAAATTTAGCCCACTATGCTACGCCACTTTTTAGCCTAGCAAAGGAGCTAAGAAAGTCTCCAGCTATGATAGCTAGCGAGTTTGCCGATAAATTTAGTGATAGCAAAATAGTTGAAGCTAGTGCAGTAAATGGCTACTTAAATTTCAAACTAAAAAGCGAGTTTTTAGATGAAATTTCAAAGCAAATTTTGCTAGACAGCGAAAATTTTGCAAAAGAAGATGCGAAAAAAGATAGCTATTTAATAGAATACATCAGCGCAAATCCAACTGGGCCACTTCACATCGGACACGTTAGAGGTGCAGTTTACGGCGATACCTTGGCAAGACTTGGCAAAAGACTTGGCTACGCTATCTCAACAGAATACTACATAAACGACGCTGGTAATCAAATTGATCTGCTTGGCACTTCGATATCGCTTGCGGCCAAAGAGCAGCTTTTTAACGAAAGTGTTGTATATCCAGAGAAATACTACCGCGGGGATTATATTTTAGATATTGCTAAGCTTGCAAATGAGAAATTTGGCAAGGAAATTTTTTATGACGAAAGCAAAAATCTCGAACTTGCTGAGTTTGGCAAAGATATCGTGCTTGAGATCATCAAAAAAGATTTAGCAGATGTTGGGATATTTATAGAGAGCTGGGCTAGTGAAAAGGCTCTTTATGACGGCCTAGAGCCAACTATAAACAAGCTAAAACGTTCAAATCAAATGTACGAAAAAGAGGGCGCTACTTATATCGCTTCGACTACGCTTGGCGATGATAACGATAGGGTTGTGGTTAGAAATGACGGCAGACCAACATATCTAGCTGGCGACATTATCTATCACAACGCTAAATTTGAGAGAAATTTTGACCACTACATAAACATTTGGGGTGCTGACCATCACGGATATATTGCAAGACTAAAGGCTGCGATAAATTTTCTTGGATACGATGAAAACAAGCTTGAAGTGATACTTATGCAGATGGTTAGCCTGCTAAAAGAGGGCAAGCCATACAAGATGAGCAAGCGCGCTGGTAATGCCGTGCTGATGAGTGATATCGTAAGTGAGATCGGTGCTGAGGCGCTTAGATTTATCTTTATAAGCAAGGCAAACACGAGCAGTTTGGAATTTGACGTGGATGAGCTTAAAAAAGAGGATAGTTCAAACCCTATCTTTTATATAAACTACGCTCACGCTAGGATAAATCAGATCTTTGCAAAGGCTGAAAAAAGCGTTTGTGACGTAATAAATGCAGACTTTGAGTGCCTAGATGAAAATGCTAAAAATTTACTTTTTGAAGCGCTTATATTGCCTGAAATTTTAGAAGATGCTTTTGCTTCAAGGCAGCTTCAAAAAATACCAGACTATCTAAAGTCGCTGGCTGCTAGCTTTCATAAATTTTATAATGAAAACCGCGTGGTTGGAAATGAAAATGAAGATAGCTTGCTAAAAGTCTTTGCAGTCGTTGCTGTCTCAATAAAAACAGCATTTAATATAATGGGAATCACAGCTAAAGATAGGATGTAAAGTTTTGGCAAATAAAAGTTATTTTTCTTGTTGTTAAAAAAGAAGTTTATATGCATGATATAAAGAGACTTATTTGTATTATTCCAAATAATTACAAAATTATTTTTTTTATTTTATTAGCTATGAGTATCTTTTTATCTGTTGCTGAAGTTGTAGGTGTCTCCATTGTTATGCCGTTTATTACGCTTGCCTCAAATCCTGAGCAAATATTTAATAATGTTTATTCTAAAGCTATTTTTGATTATTTTTCTTTTAAAAGTTCAGTGACTTTTATAATTTATTTCGGATTTGTATTGGTAGCTTTTTATATTTGTAGAATAGTTTATACTATTCTATATAACTATTTCTTAAATAAATTTACGTTCAATCTATTTAATTATTATACTAATGCACTTTTTGCAAGTTATATAAAATTACCATATGCTGAATTCACTAAAAAAAATACATCCAATCTTATGCGTATAATAACAAATGAAACTATAAATTTATCCATTTATATCCAAAATCTTTTAATGATATTTGTTGAAATTTTTACTATTTTATTACTATACATTGTATTATTAACTATTGACTGGAAAATGACTATTATCTTAACAGCATTTATCGTTTTTATGGTATCTGTTTTAATATTTTTTTTAAGAAATAAAATAAAAACAGAAGGAGCTAAAAGAGCATCAATTCAATCAGATTTTTTTAAAATAGTAGATGAAATGTTTGGAAATTTTAAATTATTAAAATTCATTAAAAATAACGCAAAAGTTAGTGAAAATTTTTATAAAACTTCACTTATGTTTTCTGAAGTCAATATCTTAAATAATGTATTAAGTAATTTACCAAAAATACTACTTGAAAATATTGGCTTTACGATTCTTGTGGTTATTGTAATGTATGTATTATTTAAATACGATGATCCTAACTTTGTGTTACCAATTATCTCAGTGTATGCATTAGCTCTATATAGAATATTACCTGGAGTAAATAGAATATTAGGCAGTTATAATACTATTTTATTTTTATCAAAATCACTAGAATCTATACACAACGAGCTAAGTATAAAATATGTAATTGAAGGAGGAGACCGTATAGAGTTTAAAAAAAATATAGTTTTAGATAATGTTACTTTTGAATATACAAATGGTAAACCAATATTAAATAATATAAATTTAACCATACATAAGTACGATAGAATCGCTTTTGTAGGTAGGAGCGGTGGGGGCAAAACAACTCTAGTTGATTTAATTATTGGACTTTATATGCCAGTTGAAGGTAGTATTTTATTAGATGGCATAAAATTAAGCAGTAATAATATTCAGCATTATCGTTCAAAAATAGGATATATACCACAATCAGTTTATCTATTTGATGGTACTGTTGGAGAAAATGTTTCTTTTGGTTATAAATATGATAAAAAAAAGATTATAGACTGTTTAAAAAAAGCTAATATATATGATTTTCTAGCTACTAAAGATGGTATAAACACTATGGTTGGAAATGGTGGTATACAAATTAGCGGTGGTCAAAAACAGCGCATAGGCATTGCTAGAGCATTATACAATGATCCTGATATACTAGTACTTGATGAAGCAACTTCTGCACTCGATGAAAATACGGAAGAAAAAATTATGGATGAAATTTATAGAATAAGTAAAGAAAAAACTCTTTTAATTATAACTCATAGGTTAACTACTGTTTCTAGATGTAATAAAATATATAAAGTGAACAATGGTGATGTAAAATTATTAAAGGATGGTTCTTTAAATGAATAAGGATAAAGCAGGTTTGGGCTATTGGGCTAAAAATTGGAACCAATACTTAGAGATATCAAAAATTGATATTAATTATTATACAAATAGGTTATTACATAAAATTTTTACGAAATATTTAAACTATAATAAAGAAAAAGATATATGCGAAATAGGGTGTGCTTTTTCGCCATATTTGTTGTATTTTCACGATCATTTTGGTTATAGGATTAATGGATTTGATTACGAAGGGATTTCTGTTAAAAAAACAAAAGAAATATACGATAATATGGGTTATTGCTCTAACATATACCACCACGATTTCTTTGATATAAAAAAATGTAGAAAATATGATATTTTGACATCCTTTGGCGTATTTGAACATTTTGAAGATTTAAATAGTACCATAAATTTAAGTAAGTATTATTTAAAGGACAATGGGACTATAGTTACTGTTATTCCTAATATGTGCGGGTTTTTTGGTTTTTTGCAAAGAATTTTTGATAAGAGAATTTATGACATACATATTCCGTATGATAAAAATGATATTTTATTAGCACATGAAACAAATGGCTATAAAACATTATTTTGTGATTACGCTGGGATTTATCAATTTGGTGTTGTAAATATATCAAATATCAAATACAATAAAATAATAAAAAAATTTTTTTCTTTACCTGGGAAACCTCTATATTATTTTTTAAATTTATTTAATATTAATATGAATTATAAAATCAACTCTCCATATATTATATATATTGGAAAAGCAAAAGAAAAGGTGTTGGAATGAAAGTAAAACCAAAAATATTTATTTTAGATGTTGACGGCGTTATGACAGATGGTAAATTTTATTATAGTGCTGATGGTAAGATTATGAAAATTTTTGGATCAGATGACCATGATGCTCTTTCTTTGTTAAAGCCACATATGTCTATACATTTTGTAACTGGCGATCATAGAGGATTTGAAATAACAAAGGCTCGAATCGTAGACGATATGAAAATGCCACTCGATTTAGTTAGCACTATAAAAAGAATAGATTGGATTAAAGAAAGATGGAATCCAAACGAAGTTATATATATGGGAGATGGTATTTTTGATCACTATGTTTTTAAGAATGTAATGTATTCAATTGCACCAGCCAACTCTAGCAGTATAGCAAAATCGTATGCGAGTTATGTAACAAAAACAAGTGGAGGTGAACGGGCAGTCTCTGAAGCATCTTTGCATATCTTGGAGAAATTTTTTGTGCCGTATAATCCTGATGTTTTGCCAGATAAACAAATTAAATTTAGCGGAGAATGGACGATATGATAAGAGAATTTATAAAAGCAAAAAAAGCAACAATGCTTTGTAGTGGACCTATGAGTAAAAATTGTATTGATGCTGCCATTGAATTATCTAATGAACTACGTATTCCACAAATATTAATAGCAAGTAGAAGACAAATTGACTCTTCTGAATTTGGTGGAGGTTATGTAGAAAATTTTGACACACATAGTTTTGCAAATTATGTAAGATCAAAAAAATCAGATAATATTTTTATCGCAAGAGATCACGGTGGTCCTTGGCAAAGCTTAGTGGAACAAAATAGTAATCTAAATATTAATGATTCTATGAGATCAGCAAAAAAATCTTTTGAAACAGATATATTGTCTGGATTTGATTTTATTCATATTGACCCAAGCATACCTATACAAAACGAAAATTTAACGATAGAACAAATATTAAGTCGACTTTTTGAGCTATATGGTTATACATATGAGTTTGCTAAACAAAATAATAGAAATATAGAATTTGAACTTGGTACGGAAGAACAAAATGGATATGCTCAAGATCTAGAAAAATTTGAGTATTTTTTAAATGAAGTTCAAAAATTTTGTATTAAAAATAAAGTAACAAAACCAACATTTGTTGTAGCCCAGACTGGTACTAAGGTTATGGAGATGCAAAATATAGGTATTTTTGGATCAAACCTTAATGAAAGTAAAAAAATATCTTTAAATATTTTGTTTAAAACACTTGAAATATGCAATAAGTTTGATGTTTTGCTAAAAGAACATAATACCGATTATTTATCAGATGAAGCACTAGCCTTAAGGCCAATTATAGGAATACATGCTTCAAATGTAGCTCCAGAATTTGGTGTTATTGAAACAAAAGCGTTGTTATATATATTGAGAATGTTTGGATATGATGAGGAATTTAATCTTTTTATACAAACGGCATTGAGTTCAAATAAATGGAAAAAATGGATGTTAAAAAATAGTAAAGCAACAGATATAGATAAAGCAATTATTTGTGGACACTATATCTTTGCAAATGAAAGTATAAAAAATATGAGAGATAAGGTTTCTAGAGAATTGATTGTAAAGAATATAGATTTAGATAATTATCTAAAAAGAATAATAAAGCAGGCAATGACAAGATACATTAGATTATTTAAGATGATTTAAAAGGATATTAAAATGGAAATTATTGTTATAGAAAAGCCATGGGGAAAAGAGGAACTTTTAGAAAAAAACGAGCGGTACATGTTTAAAAGACTTACT is part of the Campylobacter concisus genome and encodes:
- the fliR gene encoding flagellar biosynthetic protein FliR, with amino-acid sequence MELVEFFGADKVITFMLLFARLSGLIVFFPFFSHNQIPLSVKTLLVFALCIVLFPLSHTHEHAINFLIMEILSEAMLGLCAGLLLNIVFAILQMAGEQISMIMGFSMASVLDPQTGTNSPVIANILNFIALLAFLMLDGHHLILQFYSTSLSAIPLGDFYPRSGVMSYALKLFGNLFMFGFILAFPIIALSILSDAIFGMLMKTMPQFNLLVVGYPIKVSIGFSVLIAILAGIIKIITDMMVQILNDMPALFF
- a CDS encoding Highly acidic protein produces the protein MKVALVNKNPAVSRLITLSLNKLGIEYSEFDDVNSVGDQFDYIIIDSDMDSSDVNLNQKIMYLAPRGGEKPDFADVMLEKPFLPTEFISLFEQNKDTDNDKELELGLDESANFNDFDESNKNFDDLENFELPEIDMGLENLAKEDNEADKFDNEALDDEFLKEELSELETEDLKDKDISFDETDTELIDDDMINDIASKYMADSEDIDKSLEQNNEPPVIKEEHSDNFDELSSLVDEIDDMGESDLADEEAKNELDKMVEQNSQNLETTELNEEFVDDISQSKKELSEIESLDKELNEEANEDSENFDELETDFGNDENFGPESSEANLIDEASQNLEEDIDEESTQEAEEISLDEDIDLEKEPAKEDHEEISEEVLAQEDLGMVDEVFEEENFKEETLGSPNFDVASIEEIDENTMQAAFGLNNAPQTSSCDETKIDADYKEELTKKITKHVHESLNESSLRDVLKDMNIKINISFEEK
- the gmk gene encoding guanylate kinase; the protein is MQGQILVVSGPSGSGKSTLLGRLLKEEKDLYFSISSTTRAKREGEVDGVDYYFIKEDEFKSGIEKGEFLEWAQVHKNYYGTSLKPVLAALEAGKIVIFDIDVQGFHIALEKFRSYITSVFITTANKKELKKRLKNRGTDSDETIENRLMNAVGEMEHILEYDYFLVNDDIEKSYKGLKSILRAMRLKSAKIDLRRVIDEWIDC
- the tatA gene encoding twin-arginine translocase TatA/TatE family subunit; amino-acid sequence: MGSFSIGHWLVVLAIIVLLFGAKKIPELAKGLGKGIKTFKAEMEDTTPEKSEKVEHKEESATSQKIEETTKNA
- the argS gene encoding arginine--tRNA ligase, whose amino-acid sequence is MKNKIKAEISKVLEREFVLEKPKDKNLAHYATPLFSLAKELRKSPAMIASEFADKFSDSKIVEASAVNGYLNFKLKSEFLDEISKQILLDSENFAKEDAKKDSYLIEYISANPTGPLHIGHVRGAVYGDTLARLGKRLGYAISTEYYINDAGNQIDLLGTSISLAAKEQLFNESVVYPEKYYRGDYILDIAKLANEKFGKEIFYDESKNLELAEFGKDIVLEIIKKDLADVGIFIESWASEKALYDGLEPTINKLKRSNQMYEKEGATYIASTTLGDDNDRVVVRNDGRPTYLAGDIIYHNAKFERNFDHYINIWGADHHGYIARLKAAINFLGYDENKLEVILMQMVSLLKEGKPYKMSKRAGNAVLMSDIVSEIGAEALRFIFISKANTSSLEFDVDELKKEDSSNPIFYINYAHARINQIFAKAEKSVCDVINADFECLDENAKNLLFEALILPEILEDAFASRQLQKIPDYLKSLAASFHKFYNENRVVGNENEDSLLKVFAVVAVSIKTAFNIMGITAKDRM
- a CDS encoding ABC transporter ATP-binding protein; the encoded protein is MHDIKRLICIIPNNYKIIFFILLAMSIFLSVAEVVGVSIVMPFITLASNPEQIFNNVYSKAIFDYFSFKSSVTFIIYFGFVLVAFYICRIVYTILYNYFLNKFTFNLFNYYTNALFASYIKLPYAEFTKKNTSNLMRIITNETINLSIYIQNLLMIFVEIFTILLLYIVLLTIDWKMTIILTAFIVFMVSVLIFFLRNKIKTEGAKRASIQSDFFKIVDEMFGNFKLLKFIKNNAKVSENFYKTSLMFSEVNILNNVLSNLPKILLENIGFTILVVIVMYVLFKYDDPNFVLPIISVYALALYRILPGVNRILGSYNTILFLSKSLESIHNELSIKYVIEGGDRIEFKKNIVLDNVTFEYTNGKPILNNINLTIHKYDRIAFVGRSGGGKTTLVDLIIGLYMPVEGSILLDGIKLSSNNIQHYRSKIGYIPQSVYLFDGTVGENVSFGYKYDKKKIIDCLKKANIYDFLATKDGINTMVGNGGIQISGGQKQRIGIARALYNDPDILVLDEATSALDENTEEKIMDEIYRISKEKTLLIITHRLTTVSRCNKIYKVNNGDVKLLKDGSLNE
- a CDS encoding methyltransferase domain-containing protein, with the translated sequence MNKDKAGLGYWAKNWNQYLEISKIDINYYTNRLLHKIFTKYLNYNKEKDICEIGCAFSPYLLYFHDHFGYRINGFDYEGISVKKTKEIYDNMGYCSNIYHHDFFDIKKCRKYDILTSFGVFEHFEDLNSTINLSKYYLKDNGTIVTVIPNMCGFFGFLQRIFDKRIYDIHIPYDKNDILLAHETNGYKTLFCDYAGIYQFGVVNISNIKYNKIIKKFFSLPGKPLYYFLNLFNINMNYKINSPYIIYIGKAKEKVLE
- a CDS encoding HAD hydrolase family protein, which codes for MKVKPKIFILDVDGVMTDGKFYYSADGKIMKIFGSDDHDALSLLKPHMSIHFVTGDHRGFEITKARIVDDMKMPLDLVSTIKRIDWIKERWNPNEVIYMGDGIFDHYVFKNVMYSIAPANSSSIAKSYASYVTKTSGGERAVSEASLHILEKFFVPYNPDVLPDKQIKFSGEWTI